One window of Papaver somniferum cultivar HN1 chromosome 9, ASM357369v1, whole genome shotgun sequence genomic DNA carries:
- the LOC113308324 gene encoding protein LURP-one-related 8-like, with the protein MPKVHPNSTTTKPTEIPRHISDRQVEVLTVWKKSLIFNCDGYTVFDTKGNLVFRVDNYQSGKKEIVLMDGIGKSLLIIRRKKLSLADNWMVFDGETSSSPIFLVKKPVNLMASKNLAHVTSCQSNNKSLIYEISGSYAQRHMAVYDHTKRLVAEIQKKEAKAGVSFGGDVFKLIVQPELNQTGSCYINGTNVRIKKIDQFRVIKEALGDERCDSALIYVYFLKFKPSSLIPRLTSTSYRKLDIENNTGNQVKRGI; encoded by the exons ATGCCAAAGgttcatccaaattcaacaacaacaaaacccaCAGAAATCCCCAGACATATTTCAGACAGACAGGTGGAGGTATTAACAGTATGGAAAAAATCACTCATCTTCAACTGTGACGGTTATACCGTTTTTGATACTAAAGGAAATCTCGTCTTTCGTGTTGATAATTATCAATCTGGGAAGAAAGAAATTGTTTTAATGGATGGCATAGGAAAATCTCTTCTTATAATTCGTCGTAAG AAATTGAGTTTGGCAGATAATTGGATGGTGTTCGACGGAGAAACTTCGAGTAGTCCAATATTCCTGGTGAAAAAGCCCGTGAATTTAATGGCATCAAAGAACTTAGCTCACGTTACATCCTGCCAGAGTAACAATAAGAGTTTGATTTACGAGATTAGTGGATCTTATGCACAACGGCATATGGCTGTATATGATCACACAAAGAGACTAGTAGCTGAAAttcagaagaaagaagctaaagCAGGTGTATCATTTGGTGGTGATGTTTTTAAGCTGATAGTGCAACCTGAACTTAATCAGACAGGCTCTTGTTATATTAATGGAACAAATGTTCGGATTAAGAAGATCGATCAGTTTAGGGTGATTAAAGAAGCCTTGGGTGATGAACGGTGTGATAGTGCACTGATATACGTATATTTCCTGAAATTCAAACCATCATCTTTAATTCCTCGACTGACATCCACATCATATCGGAAATTGGATATTGAAAACAATACTGGCAATCAGGTCAAAAGAGGAATTTAA
- the LOC113308853 gene encoding protein LURP-one-related 8-like produces the protein MPKVYPNANDPNATTAKPTEIPRHVSDRQMEVLTVWKKSLIFNCDGYTVFDTKGNLVFRVDNYQSGKKEIVLMDGIGKSLLIIRRKRLSLADNWMVFDGEASVSPIFMVKKPVNFLASKNLAHVMSCQSNNKNQLIYEIIGSYAQRRVAVYDNRKRLVAEIQRKEAKTGISFGGDVFSLIVQPELNQTVAMALVILMEQMFGLRRSISLG, from the exons ATGCCAAAGGTTTATCCAAATGCGAATGATCCAAATGCAACAACAGCAAAACCCACAGAAATCCCCAGACATGTTTCAGACAGACAGATGGAGGTATTAACAGTATGGAAAAAATCACTTATCTTCAACTGTGACGGTTATACCGTTTTTGATACTAAAGGAAATCTCGTCTTTCGTGTTGATAATTATCAATCTGGGAAAAAAGAAATCGTTTTAATGGATGGCATAGGAAAATCTCTTCTTATAATCCGTCGTAAG AGATTGAGTTTGGCAGATAATTGGATGGTGTTCGACGGGGAAGCTTCAGTTAGTCCAATATTCATGGTGAAAAAGCCCGTGAATTTCTTGGCATCAAAGAACTTAGCTCACGTGATGTCTTGCCAAAGTAACAATAAGAATCAGCTGATATATGAGATTATTGGATCGTATGCACAACGGCGAGTGGCTGTGTATGATAACAGAAAAAGACTTGTAGCTGAAATTCAAAGGAAAGAAGCTAAAACAGGTATATCATTTGGTGGTGATGTATTTTCGTTGATTGTACAACCTGAACTTAATCAGACAGTTGCGATGGCTCTTGTTATATTAATGGAGCAAATGTTCGGACTGAGAAGATCAATTAGTTTAGGGTGA